A stretch of Arachis hypogaea cultivar Tifrunner chromosome 15, arahy.Tifrunner.gnm2.J5K5, whole genome shotgun sequence DNA encodes these proteins:
- the LOC112751037 gene encoding protein DETOXIFICATION 16, with translation MEREEHQKASLHSPLVQDWGEQDKTKSIEKSEVLEEVKKQLWLSGPLVSVSLLNYCLQVISVMFVGHLGELPLSGASMATSFASVTGFSLLVGMASALDTLCGQSYGAKQHRMLGIHMQRAMLILMIVSVPLAVIWINTRSILMFLGQDPEISTEAGSYAQLMVPSLFAYGLLQCLNRFLQTQNIVFPMVFCSGITTLLHVLICWIMVFKSGLGSRGAAIANSISYWINVLLLSLYVKLSPSCARTWSGFSKEAFQNIPSFLRLAIPSAVMVCLEMWSFEMMVLLSGLLPNPQLETSVLSICLNTAAAVWMIPFGLSGAVSTRVSNELGAGNPRTARLAVCVVLVMAIIEGLIVGLVLILIRHVWGYAYSNEGEVVDYVAVMLPILATSNFLDGLQCVLSGTARGCGWQKIGAYVNLGSYYLVGIPSAILLAFTFHIGGKGLWLGIICALIVQVLSLLTITIRTDWDQEAKKATDRVFDSITPDSIVS, from the exons ATGGAGAGAGAAGAACACCAAAAGGCGTCTCTCCATTCTCCTTTGGTTCAAGATTGGGGAGAGCAGGACAAaacaaaatcaatagaaaagaGTGAGGtacttgaagaagtgaagaagcaGCTATGGCTATCAGGGCCTTTGGTATCTGTGAGCTTGCTCAATTATTGCCTGCAAGTCATATCTGTCATGTTTGTTGGTCATCTCGGCGAGTTGCCGCTTTCCGGCGCTTCAATGGCCACTTCTTTTGCCTCTGTCACAGGTTTTAGCTTATTG GTGGGAATGGCTAGTGCCTTGGACACCTTATGTGGGCAATCATATGGAGCAAAACAGCACAGAATGTTAGGCATACACATGCAGAGAGCAATGCTGATTCTCATGATTGTCAGCGTTCCGCTCGCGGTTATTTGGATCAACACAAGATCAATTCTGATGTTTCTTGGCCAAGATCCTGAGATTTCTACAGAAGCAGGAAGCTATGCTCAGTTAATGGTTCCAAGCCTGTTTGCTTATGGCCTTCTTCAGTGCCTAAACAGATTCTTGCAAACACAGAACATAGTGTTTCCAATGGTGTTCTGCTCTGGAATCACTACTTTGCTACATGTCCTTATTTGTTGGATTATGGTGTTCAAATCTGGATTGGGGAGTAGAGGAGCTGCCATAGCAAATTCTATATCTTATTGGATCAATGTTTTATTGCTCTCACTTTATGTCAAGCTTTCTCCTTCTTGTGCAAGGACTTGGTCAGGGTTTTCTAAAGAGGCATTTCAAAATATTCCCTCATTTCTTAGGCTTGCAATTCCTTCAGCTGTTATGGTTTG CTTGGAAATGTGGTCATTTGAAATGATGGTTCTCCTTTCCGGTCTTCTTCCAAATCCACAATTGGAGACATCAGTTCTTTCTATTTG CTTGAATACAGCAGCAGCAGTTTGGATGATACCCTTTGGACTCAGTGGAGCTGTAAG CACTCGCGTCTCGAATGAACTTGGAGCTGGTAATCCCAGGACTGCACGCTTAGCAGTGTGTGTTGTGTTAGTAATGGCCATCATTGAGGGACTCATAGTTGGATTAGTACTAATATTAATTCGCCACGTTTGGGGCTATGCGTATAGTAACGAAGGCGAAGTGGTCGATTATGTTGCAGTTATGCTGCCAATTCTTGCAACATCCAACTTTCTTGATGGGCTCCAATGTGTTCTTTCAG GCACTGCTAGAGGATGTGGTTGGCAGAAAATTGGCGCATATGTGAATCTGGGATCATACTACTTAGTTGGGATTCCATCAGCTATTCTCTTGGCTTTTACGTTTCATATTGGCGGCaag GGGTTATGGCTAGGGATCATATGTGCACTAATTGTTCAAGTACTTTCTCTACTGACCATTACTATAAGAACTGATTGGGACCAAGAG GCAAAGAAGGCTACAG